A genome region from Nocardia sp. NBC_00565 includes the following:
- a CDS encoding oxidoreductase, whose protein sequence is MPTRRASRPLRIGAVRLRNRLVATAHGSGVVGGGLAQHGDADYWRRCAAGGAAMVIAGGTVVSPESANRIGNITEAWRPEAISGLRARATAINSEGAVPVCQLVHLGRETLGAEIWEHPIAPSNIRSPREPVRARTMTDADVDRMIASFVASSRHAVEAGFPAIELHAAHGYLLAQFLSPASNDRPGADKVARRVQVLHRLHAEITTACPEMVLGVRVSIDGAQEAGLDLDGLCELMPLLDMFDYVNVTAGVRTTYVRDMATAEPPLLAHVRRLRTATTRPLLVSQAFRSSQDIESALAAGADLIGMARPLIADPQLPQKLLRGNDSQIRPCVSCNEDCRTFTPVLLCSVNPTLAPPGHDARPASPLQFGLPPASSRRVAVVGAGPAGLEATLQLTATHDVTLFEANERIGGQLAVAAQAPNRAGWSKLLRFYTDNLGNAEVRLGHRVTPRELVDFDEVIVATGATELRTPGALSSTGLIADRHAISPGDRVIIADDGFGSWLTVGALEAALAAGAAQVTVVVPGPAFAAGIPPESRVQLMQRLAGSPVEFVVGAAVTEIRTNSAGTVVCCRHLLSGRIFEIACEHAVAVGERIASGWQGLEQALARTRVQVIGDAVVPRRVSHAVAEGYAAAQAITVLSVRSG, encoded by the coding sequence GTGCCCACTCGCCGGGCATCCCGGCCGCTGCGGATCGGCGCAGTTCGGCTGCGGAATCGTCTGGTCGCCACCGCGCACGGATCCGGGGTGGTCGGCGGCGGCCTGGCACAGCACGGTGACGCGGACTACTGGCGGCGCTGCGCCGCCGGGGGTGCGGCGATGGTGATCGCGGGTGGCACGGTGGTGAGTCCGGAATCGGCGAATCGAATCGGCAATATCACCGAGGCATGGCGGCCCGAGGCGATCAGCGGGCTGCGGGCGCGCGCGACCGCGATCAATAGCGAGGGTGCGGTTCCGGTATGCCAGCTCGTACACCTCGGCCGCGAAACACTAGGGGCCGAGATCTGGGAGCACCCGATCGCGCCGTCGAACATCAGATCACCGCGAGAGCCGGTGCGCGCCAGGACAATGACCGACGCCGACGTCGATCGAATGATTGCGAGCTTTGTCGCCAGTTCCCGCCACGCCGTCGAAGCGGGGTTCCCCGCGATCGAACTACATGCGGCCCATGGGTATTTGCTGGCTCAGTTCCTTTCGCCCGCTTCCAACGACCGGCCTGGGGCCGACAAAGTTGCGAGGCGGGTGCAGGTTCTGCACCGGCTGCATGCCGAGATCACGACGGCTTGTCCGGAAATGGTGCTCGGGGTGCGCGTTTCGATCGATGGTGCGCAGGAGGCCGGTCTGGACCTGGACGGACTGTGCGAGCTGATGCCGTTGCTCGACATGTTCGACTATGTGAATGTGACCGCGGGGGTGCGGACCACATATGTGCGCGATATGGCGACCGCCGAGCCGCCACTGCTCGCGCACGTGCGGCGGCTGCGCACGGCAACGACGCGGCCGTTGCTGGTGTCGCAGGCGTTTCGCTCCAGCCAGGACATCGAATCCGCGTTGGCGGCCGGAGCCGATCTGATCGGGATGGCTCGGCCGCTCATCGCCGATCCACAACTGCCGCAAAAGTTACTGCGGGGCAATGACTCTCAGATCCGGCCGTGCGTATCGTGCAATGAGGACTGTCGCACATTCACTCCAGTCCTGCTCTGCTCGGTGAATCCAACCTTGGCCCCGCCCGGCCACGACGCCCGCCCGGCGTCGCCGCTCCAGTTCGGCCTGCCACCGGCATCGTCGCGGCGAGTGGCGGTGGTGGGCGCCGGACCGGCAGGTTTGGAGGCCACGCTACAACTCACCGCGACGCACGACGTAACGCTGTTCGAGGCGAACGAGCGGATCGGTGGGCAGTTGGCCGTGGCGGCGCAGGCGCCGAACAGGGCCGGCTGGTCGAAGTTACTGCGGTTCTACACAGACAATCTCGGGAATGCCGAGGTGCGGCTCGGACACCGCGTAACACCGCGTGAACTGGTCGATTTCGATGAGGTCATCGTCGCGACCGGTGCAACTGAACTCCGCACGCCCGGTGCGCTGTCCTCGACAGGCCTGATTGCCGATCGGCATGCGATATCACCGGGAGATCGGGTGATCATCGCCGACGATGGCTTCGGCTCATGGCTTACCGTCGGCGCGCTGGAAGCCGCGTTGGCAGCAGGAGCCGCACAGGTGACCGTGGTGGTTCCGGGACCCGCATTTGCGGCCGGCATCCCACCGGAAAGTCGGGTCCAACTGATGCAGCGGCTCGCCGGGAGCCCGGTGGAGTTCGTCGTCGGCGCGGCAGTGACGGAGATACGAACGAACAGCGCAGGCACTGTCGTGTGCTGCCGACATCTCCTGTCGGGCAGGATATTCGAGATTGCGTGCGAACACGCTGTTGCCGTCGGAGAAAGGATCGCCTCCGGCTGGCAGGGCCTAGAGCAGGCCCTTGCGCGGACACGAGTGCAGGTGATCGGGGATGCGGTGGTGCCACGCCGGGTCTCGCACGCGGTGGCGGAGGGATACGCT